The Myotis daubentonii chromosome 1, mMyoDau2.1, whole genome shotgun sequence genome includes the window CCGGGCGCTGACAGCCTCCTTTGGGTCGCTTTGGTTTCCAGGGCTAAGAAGTACGGGCCTGTGGTGCGGGTCAATGTCTTCCACAAAACCTCGGTCATCGTCACGAGCCCCGAGTCGGTCAAGGTAGGAAACAGAGTGGTTTCCATGGGGATGGGCCTCCCCTGCCCGCGGTTGGGTGGTGAAACTTGGCCCTGGGGACGATGGGAGAAACGTTCCAGAGGCACACATATTGGGGCTGGTTTCCCGAGGACCCAAAGGGAATGGCTTCTTTCTAATCACCCCCCGTTGGCGGGCTCCTAAGGGCGGGGCTGtgtgaggtgggcagggagggggctttGTTTTGGGACCCGTTTGGCACACACACGTTCTGTTAGTTCACCTCTCAGCCTCATGCCTTCGTTGGTGAGGTGAGAAGATaaccaacctctctctctctcagggctGTGATGTAAATTAAATATTGATCGATTATTAGCAAATAAGGGTCAAAGGATACTTAACCGTGTTTGCCATGGGCCGTGTGCTTTTCTATGCGCCTCCCAGTTATTACCCCATTAGATCTCACAGGGCTAGGACCCTTATTAGTCCCCGTTTTAGCAACGAGGAGAGGGACACAGGGGCATTGAGGGGTCTGTAATGTGTCAGGATGGTGTCTGCTCTGCAGGTATTTAGAAAGAGTGGCCATCAGACCATCTACTTGGGAGTTAGCAGAATGGGCTCAAATCTGGGCTCTGCCACCAGGTGGCTGTGGGACCTGGACCTGTGACTGTATCGGTCTGGGTCTCGGTTTCCTTGTCTGTAACATACGGATGCTGCCTTTCTTACGGGGGTTGTGAGAATGGGACTGACACGATGTCTATGAGTTATctagcccaggcctggcccacagCGATTGCTCCATCAATGATGGTGCTGTTATACACGCAGGTGATGTGTGGGGCAATTCTCTGCATGGAGGGTGGCTGGTGGCACAAAGAGGGATGAAAACAACTTAGGGTGCAGATCAGGAGACAAGCTGGACTATTATAGTGCCTCTAGCAAGATGATAAAAATaacttataaaatacatttttattaatttcagagaggaagggagagggagagagaatcatggatcggctgcctcctgcacgccccacactggggatcgagcccacaacccagacatgtgccctgaccgggaattgaaccatgatcccctggttcataggtcaatgttcaaccactgagccacactggatgggcaaaaataactttattttaaaaagtttaatttgaaaTACAGACAGAGTCTAAGACGTTTAAAAGCATGCTACCAAAAGCCATGCACAAAAATCGTCATGATGCTCAATGAGAAAAGAAGTGGAAAGATATATATCAATATGATGAAATACATTGGTGTACAGTCAAGTGTTAAACCAACCCTGAAATCCTGGTCATGATACAGTCTGCCCCTGGATACATGGATACAGTTTGCTCATCTTTCATTAAGAATTTTTGTTTCTATCTGTATTCTTTTCTTATAagatctttgtctggttttggtatcagttTAATCGGCCTCATAAGATGAGTTAGGAAATGATTTCTTTCCACTTTCTTTCTGAAAGAGCTTGTATGAGAGTCgtgttatttcttcctttaatgttggatagaattcactggtgaagccattgGCCTGGCACTTCTTTAGAGAAGTGTTATTTTGTCTTAATTACACATTCAGTTTCTTTAATTGCTATATGACCATCCagatttcccatttttttcttagtttgatgtctttcaaggaattggtctatttcttttaaattgttgaaACTATTGGTATAAAGTTGTCCAcaatatttatttaccttttatgttgttgttaattctcagctgaggatatttttttccgttgattttcagagagagtggaagggagagagagagacagacagaaacagcaatgtgagagagacacattgattggttgcctcctgcatgcaccccgaccagggccgggaaccaaggtatgtgcccttgactggaatcgcaccccggacccttctgtccgcaggctgacactctatccactgagccaaaccggccagggctacttaTTATCTTTTCAATGTTTACCAGATCTGTGTGATAGTCACTTTTCCCAGGGAGCAAATCTCACAGCAACCAGCACCCCCCCGGGCTGATGTGCAGCAGGGATGTCGCCTCCCGTTTCCCAGCACCCCAGAATAAAGCTCAGCACCCCCAGGGCaggcccctccagcccccccagTCCCCACCCTCTGCGGATGCACCAGTAACCCTGCTTCCCCTGCCTGGACCACAgtcatctctcccctcccccgcagccGATCAGCTGGATCCAAAGCCTAGGACCATTTACCATGTGTGTGATCTGGGGCCAGTTCTAACTCTCAGGTCCCTTCATCTCTATGTAAATGAGCACAGCAGGACCACCCACGTCCTAGGGTTGACTGGGCACTGAGTGATCTCCAGGTGCTGATGTGCCCCTGGCATTGACGGAGCACCTGCTGGGTGCCGGGCACCATTCTCACCCCTGTCATGTGGAACCAATTTATTCTTCACGCGGACCTACCAGGCAGGCACACTCTTTCCCCATCTTgtaagatgaggaaactgagagccAAGGGAGGAGAACGATTGCCCAGGGTCATAGGGTTGTTAGCAAAGGGAGGAGTGAGGAGGTTGAGCCCATGGTCAAATTCAAGCCCGCTGACTCCCAGCTGGGCTACACTGCCCTTGTCAAAAAGAAGGAACGCTTAACCATttgaacagcatggatggacctggggagcattatattaagcaaaataagccagtcggagaaagataaatatcacgtgatctcactcacatgtgggatataatgatcaacataaactgatgaactaaaatagatccagagacgtaGAAGCATCGAACAGTCCATCCAACCTCAGGGggatggcggggggtggggaggagtggaggGTGAGAGAtcaatgcatataagcataacccatgcaCACAGTCAGtaaggggggtgagggaatgtccggagggagggagggggaatgaGCGGGGAGAGGCCAATGGTGGAAAAGGGaatcatatgtaatattttaaacaataaagaatttttttaaaaagagctgttAGCTAATGTTACTATTGCACCAGGCAGCTCTTGGTGAGGAAGCtgacctcctccaggaagcctcccgtGATTTCCATGGCTGGGTGGGCAGCAACAATCCTGCATCTGTGCCGAGTGTCTGTCCTATGTCCCGGACACTCTCCCTCCAGGCTCTCTGGGTCCAGAGCAGCCATGTCCTTCTTTGTTCTGGCCACGTTGGAAGGTGGCAAGGTGTGGGCATTGGAGTGAGGAAACCCCCCCAACATTGCTCTCCAGCTGTGTGGCCACAGGACAATTGCTTCACCCCTCGGCGCCCCGTTTTCCTCACCCCTGAAGTGGATGCTCTTGCTCCAGAGGGTTAGGCGAGGCCCCGGTGTGCGTGCTTACCCGGGAGCAGGCTCGGCTCCAGGTGATTATCTGGGGTGTGAGTCACGGATTGAAACGGGTGCCCGGACTGACGTTGGTGTTTTGGGATGTTTAGAAGTTCCTGATGTCCACCAAGTACAACAAGGATTCCAAGATGTACCATGCCATCCAGACTGTGTTTGGTGAGAGGTAAGGCGAGAGGGAGGGCCGGGGGGAGGCCtctggctgggaggagagggctcAGGGGCCCCAGAGCCTTGGGGTAGCGTTAGGGGCCGAGCTCCTGGCTGCCAGGCACACAGCACGTGCCCCAGGCCTGGTGGCCACTGCTCTCATCATgggcacctcccttttcctctctcccagggcaggtgggagggtgggggtcgcTGAGACTGGGACACATGATaacctcatttcttttttgtttacgGAGGTTAAATTCACATACATAAAATCCACCCTGTTAACCACATTGGAGGTACAATTCAGTGCATGTGGTATACTCACAGCGTGGTACAACCATCAGCTCTGTCCGCTCCCAGAACATTGTTGTCGCCCCAAAGGGGACCCCCTGGCCACCTGGCcgtcagccccgccccccagcctgctTCTCTCATCAGTGTCTGTGCCCCGCAGGCTGTTTGGCCAAGGCTTGGTGTCCGAGTGTGACTACGAGCGCTGGCACAAGCAGCGGAGAGTCATGGACCTGGCCTTCAGCCGCAGGTGAGCGTGGCCGGCCGGGCAGCGTGGGTCCTGGCTGGGCAGGGCggtgctgggctgctgggctgctgggctgctgggctgctgggctgctgggcaggggaggcggaggggctcatccaggcagcagggacagagggaggaggccGGCCAGTGGGGCGTGAGGCGGAGAGAGGTCCTTATCAGTTTGTGGATATCAGGGTTGTGACAAGGACGTCTGGACGTGTGGGGGTCCCTGTCCCCCAGGAGCTCCCCCGGCGCAGGCCTCATCACTCTCatctgggctttttattttattatagttttcattttgggtaacatttgattttttaagtaaCTCACATTCAGATACAATTCACATACCACGTAATTCACCCATTTACAGGGTGCAACTTAATGGTTTTGAGTATATTCAAAACCTGTACAGCCATCACCGTGGTCAATTTTAGGACATTCTTGtcacccatccccccaccccccctctgtGCCCGCAGCTCCTGGCACCCACTCGCCTGCTTTCTGTCTGGATTTTCCTATTCTGGACATTCCCTATAAACGGAATCCCACACGtgtggcctttgtgtctggcttctttcacgcAGCACCACGAGGGCCATTCATGCCACATGATGCACCAGAAATGCGTTCCTTTTTACTGCCAGCGACGACTCTGCTGTCTCGATGGGCCGCGTTGGCTCATCCGCCCTCATCAGCTGACGGGCACGTGGGTTGTTTCCGGTTTTGGGCTTTTGTGAATCGTGCTGCTCTGAGCATTCATGTATTAGTGCAAGTCTGTGTGCGGACGTGCGTTTCCGTTTTTCTTGGGCGTGTCCCCAGGAGCGAGGCTGCTGGGTCACCTGGTAAGCCTGTGTTTAACATTCAGAGGAAGGTTAatcatttattttgatataaCTTCAAATTTGCAGAAAAACTGCCAAGATAGTTTAGGGAACTCCTGTGTGTCTTTAACCCAGATTCACTTTTAAAATCACATCTGTTTATCGTTTCTTCTCTATGTGTAAATGTAAATATGCTGACggttctctgtgtgtgtgtatacatgatTCACATTACTTAATATCATGTGTATTTTTAaaccatttgagagtaagttggGAGACACTGTGACCCCTTCCCTTAAATATTTCTGTGTGTATTTCCTAAGCACAAGGACTTTCTCTCACATGACTACCATATAGTTATCAAATGAGGACATGGAACATGCTGTCCAAACAGTCAGCCTGAATGTGAGTGAATAGGAGAAAAGGACAACTACAAGTAATCTTGCACAGACGTAAGCGCTTGCAAACCATGCTAGTGTGATGAAGAAGTCGAGGGTGCTGTGGGAGCATCACTCAGCCTACCTGGGGCTCAAGAGACGTTCCCAAAGGAAGGGGCACCTGGGTGTCCAGCTGGAGAGTGGACAGGCATAGGTGGTAACGGGCGTGGGGATGGAAGGTGCCAGGGAGGAGAGCTCCGGGCAGAAaggacagcatgtgcaaaggccctgaggtgggaaggaACATTGCGCTTTGGAGGAGCTAAAAGGCCACTGTAACAGGAAGGCCATGCTGCAGGTGGCAGTGGGCAGGGGACAGGGTCTGCCTCCTGGTCCAGGTGAGGATTTTTGCCTCCCTCCTAAGAGCGACAGGGTGCTCCCAAGTGGCTTAGGTAAGGGACCCCATCAGAATGGTGCTTCTGTCTGGCCTGGGCCACAGAGGGTAAGACGTGAGCcagcgtggggtggggtggggccaggcagcggcagcaggagGATGCGGGCCTTGCCGGAGCAGGGAAGCCAGAGCAGGGTTGGTGGATGGGGAGCGAAGAGCTGATTTTCgttcctaatttaaaaaatggatcctttttctcttctcccatttttttctttttcatgttttaaaaaatgtcgTATTTGGAAACGTCACATTTCTAGATACGTTTTAGGAATAAGAATAGGAGAAAGAACAGCCCTATATCCTTTACCCAGATTGTTAACATTAAAAAGCGCCTTTGATTTCAAAAGCAGCACCTTCTGTTAGTGAAAAGTCAGAAATGTGTAATGTGCCGAGTGGCAGTCTCCCCCTTCCCGCACTTCCCTTGGGGATGCCACGTTTGTGAGTTTGGAGTGCATCCTTCCACGCGTCTTTCTAAGCTCTAGGCCTGGCCGATGAGCCGGCTGGCTGTCCCGGGGCAGGGGGCGCGGTGTGTTGGGAtccctgggttgcggactcatgTCCCTGTGGTCTGGCGCTGTGACTGCTCACGGGCAGGGAATGGGACgggaaagccaggctgcaggtgGCAGCCCGGGGCAGGGCAGCGCCCGCGGAGAGGCTGGTGGGGAAACTCATGGATTCTGGAGACCGAAGACGCcttgcctcccttccttcccgcTGTCCCGTGGAGTTTCTACACTGTCACATCGTCGTGAGGTCAGAGCTGAGGGGCCCAATGACAGAACGAGGACCCGTGGGGCCGTGTGGACAAGGGCAAAGCGGCAGCGGCAGCAGAGTGGAGGGGAATGTGAAACCTCAGGGCTCGTTTGGTGAGGGAACCCAAGCCCGGGAGCTGTGCCTCCCGCAGAAGCCCTGGGCTGGTCCCGCGGCCGCTGACGCGTGTGCTGTTTCCCCAGCTCCTTGGTCAGCCTGATGGAGACATTCAACGAGAAAGCGGAGCAGCTGGTGGAGATCCTGGAGGCCAAGGCGGACGGGCAGACCCCGGTGTCCATGCAGGAGATGCTGACCTGCACCACCATGGACATCCTGGCCAAGGTGAGGGGTGgacggccccccctcccccaccccggggcagagggctcctcttccctccctcttccccttccttgccttcctcctttccttgctGCTCCCCCGTGCCAGCGGCCCCTTCTCTGGGCCAAGCGCTTCGTGTCTCCTTAACTATTCCAAACAACCCAGCGTGAGACGGGAGCCGCTAGCTCATTCTCTAGAAATGGACGCCGAGAGGGGTGGGCACTGGCCCAGGCTGGTCAGGGGCAGAAGCAGGACTGGCTCTGCGGTCTGCCGTCCTCCCAGCCCAAAGCCCACCTGCCGCCCCTCAGCTCCCCGTGGGGTAGCGGCTTGGCTGTTTACCCCGGCAGACCCAGCAGTGGCCCAGGTAGCCCCGAACCCAGGGGAAGGCAGGCTGGGCAGCTGGGGTGTAGGGACAGGGAGTGAAGCAGCGTTGTCATTCAGCCATTCCCTGGGCAGCTGGGTGCAGAGTGGACGCCCACGGGAGGCTGTGTCTCAGGGGCAATGCATCGTGTCAAGGAAGGAGTTGAGGTTTACTTAGGGGTTACCCTGTGACGTAATTCTCACCACATTCTACGGGGTTGGAAGTATGGCTCATGGCAGGGAGTCTGTGACCCGATGCAGGCCAGTCCTTGGCCCGGGGTCTGAGTCTCCAGCTGAACGGTGCCCGGCGCTGCCCTGGGCTTCGGTCCTCCCATCCCCAGGTCTGAGCCCGGCCTGTTCTCTCCCCAGGCAGCCTTTGGCATGGAGACTGGCATGCTGCTGGGCGCCCAGAAGCCCCTGTCCGGGAAGGTGAAGCTGATCTTGGAGGGCATCACTGCGTCCCGCAACACGCTGGCGAAGGTGCGCCCGCACCCCTCCGGCGGCCAGCCGCCCGTGCGGGTGTCCTCTTCCGCTGGGGCGCCTCCGCCAGGGATTTTTCCAGAATGAGTTCTGAGTTCCGGTTTGTAGATGTGAAGTGACTTCGACTCAGTTAGGATTTGCATACGTTGCCTCAAGGGGAGGCTCGGAATGAAAGTGGATTATGTAAATTAGGAGTGACCTTTCTCTCATGTAAAATGACCCCCTGAAACGGGCACTCTGGGATGGCTAGGATGGCTCCACAATGTCACGTGTTcctggattttctttctttctttctttctttttaaatatatttttattgatttcagagaggcagggagagggagagagagatacaaacatcaatgatgagagagaatcattgatcggctgcctcttgcacgcccccaactggggatccaccctgcaactcaggcatgtgcccttgactggaatcgaacccgggaccctacagtccacagctctatccactgagccgaactggctagggctggatttTCTTATTGCACTACTGTCTCCAGCACATCGCCTCATTGTCATACGatggctgctgcagctccagctGTCACCCCCTGGTTCCAGGCTTGAAGGAGGACGAAGGGAGAAAGTGGTGCTTGAGCTGATTCTCAGACCGATGCCCAGGGCCCCCTCCATTCCCTGAGGCTCAGCCTCTGAGTTTGCAGCCCTCTGAGCCCCCCATTTTTTCAGCCGCTGATTccagctccctgccctctggCTGTGGTTTCCTCCCTGACTGCAGTCCTAGCCGCCTCGATCCTTCAGGGACCCCTTACCTTTTCAGGGCTTCCTGAATGCTCTCAGGCATCTCTCCCATCGTTTTCAGGGGTTTGGTGCGGGAGGGGAAGCCGGTGGATGCTTGGGCCTAGCCGGCCTTCGGGACCTGTCTCCCTGGCGCCTTTATCTTTTCTAACATGTCCTCgcattccccccacctcccagcttgCCGGTGGATGTATGGTCCtttgggagctgggtgggggcagcgggggcagcgggggcagcgggggcagcgggggcagCGGGGGCGTTCCGTGGCCCGTCCTGAGCTGGGGCTCTTGTTTAGTTCATGCCCGGGAAGTGGAAGCAGCTCCGGGAGATCCGGGAGAGCGTCCGCTTTCTGCGCCAGGTGGGCAAGGACTGGGTGCAGCGCCGCCGGGAGGCCCTGAAGCGGGGCGAGGACGTCCCTGCCGACATCCTCACGCAGATCCTCAAAGGTGGGGAGCCCTCTGCGGGGCGGGTGCCGGGGCGCCTCCTGACAAGGCGACTGTCCTTTGGGTCTTGGAAAGGGGATGTGAGCGTGGCAGACGCTGCCGCCGGGCCCTGAGCCGCCGCTTGTCTTTCAGCCGAAGAGGGCGCCCAGGACGACGAGGTTCTGCTGGACAACTTCGTCACCTTCTTCATTGCCGGTTCGTAGCTGCATCGCGACCAGGGGCTCTGAGCTCTGCAGGAACGATGGGCCCCTGGAATCTGGACTCTGGGAGGTTTTCCTGGCTGACTGAGCAGAGTTAGGCTGTGGGATTGGGGGGCTGGGCCGAGGGGAGCGAAGCCTCTCCatgcctgcgggggggggggggggtccaggaGGCCCTCTTGGTGGCATCTGGCCTGTTAATGGCGCTGGCCGTCCTGGGGACGTGTGAAGCTGCCTTTTGGGGCTCAGGAGAGCTTGGCCGTGTGAATTCATGTTTCCGCCTCACTCAGAATTGGGGATGCGGGGTCAGCCTCATTCATTGCTcatcaaatatttcttgagcatcgATCTTCACCTAGAAAACTCCTCCTCACTCTTCAGGACCCCCCAGGTGCTTCTTCCCTGGGGAAGCCCTCCGTCATTACACAGACACATcagccacgcccccccccccccgcccccgggagcTCTCCATGGTGCCCAGAGCTTCTCTGCCCGCATGTCTCACAGTTTAAGTTGCATATTTGTTGGTGTGATTTGATCAACGAGATGCGCTCTGTGACctcagagagacacattggtctcagcctcagctttctcttctgcaaaatggggatggaccccccctcaggccaggccaggcccagggatggTTGGAGGAAGGGGTTTAGAGTGTGAACACCAGATGCCCTTTATCTGACCACACTGGCTGGCATCAGCTGACGTGGAAGTGGGCAGTTGTCCCTTTATATCCATACACCCAGCTCAACCCTAGGGAGCAGAGGTGAGGGCCTGAGCTGCCACCGGGGGCTTGGGGTCTCAGAAGCCAGACAGTAGCTACTTTATGATCTGTGTGGAGCTGCCACTCTCCTCCTTTCCTGCAGGTCATGAGACGTCCGCCAATCACTTGGCATTCACGGTGATGGAGCTGTCACGCCAGCCCGAGATCTTAGCAAGGTACGGAGAgggggccagggggtggggggctttccTTGATGTTGGTGAAGGGGTTTGTCCAATGTCTTATTCCTCAAGGgccacctgctcccactgccctTGGCTGAGCCCTCTGCATTGTGTCCTGCTTCTcttcaccccagggcctttgcacatgctgttcctgcCTCTGGAAGGTCTTTCCCCTGCTTTCCTCCTAGAAAACAACaactctttcccctcctcctcctcctcctcctccttctcctcctcctcctcccctcccctcccctcctcctttctccttctcctccgcTTCTCCTTCACCTACTTCTCAGACCCCTAAAGTAGCCACTAGCCACCTCCCAGCTCATAAATGCATTTTCTCCTGGGACTG containing:
- the LOC132229663 gene encoding cholesterol 24-hydroxylase; translated protein: MSPGLLLLLGSAVLVAFGLCCTFVHRARSRYEHIPGPPRPSFLLGHLPYFWKKDEACGRVLQDVFLDWAKKYGPVVRVNVFHKTSVIVTSPESVKKFLMSTKYNKDSKMYHAIQTVFGERLFGQGLVSECDYERWHKQRRVMDLAFSRSSLVSLMETFNEKAEQLVEILEAKADGQTPVSMQEMLTCTTMDILAKAAFGMETGMLLGAQKPLSGKVKLILEGITASRNTLAKFMPGKWKQLREIRESVRFLRQVGKDWVQRRREALKRGEDVPADILTQILKAEEGAQDDEVLLDNFVTFFIAGHETSANHLAFTVMELSRQPEILARLQAEVDEVIGSKRHLDYEDLGRLQYLSQVLKESLRLYPPAWGTFRLLEEDTLIDGVRVPGNTPLLFSTYVMGRMDTYFEDPLTFNPDRFGPKAPKPRFTYFPFSLGPRSCIGQQFAQMEVKVVMAKLLQRLEFRLVPGQRFGVQEQATLKPLDPVLCTLQPRGWQPAPPPPPC